The Pseudomonas graminis region AAAATTGGCGTGAATTGTTGGCTTTATGGCGTATCCGCCAGAGGCTAGCTCGCTACAGTGGTTTCGTCCAGGCGCTGGCCCGAGTCCCATCGGCAGCGTCACTTCATACCGTCAGATGAATCACTTCTCGTACAAGGAAACACACCATGACCCTGCATATCGGCCTGCTGGTATTCCCCAACGTCCAGCAACTGGACCTCACTGGCCCTTACGATGTTTTTGCCACCATGCCTGGCGTGGTCGTGCATCTGGTCTGGAAGCACCTCGAGCCGCTGCAGTCCAGCACCGGCCTGACCCTGGTACCGACCGCGACCTTCGCCGACTGCATTGACCTCGATGTGATCTGCGTGCCGGGCGGGGTAGGCGTCGACGTATTGATGGAAGATGCGCAAACCCTGGCGTTCATTCAGCATCAGGCCGCCACGGCGCAATACGTGACGTCGGTCTGCACCGGCGCGCTGGTGCTCGGTGCGGCAGGGCTGTTGAAAGGCCGCCGCGCCACCACTCACTGGGCGTCCCATTCGTTGCTGGAGCAGTTCGGCGCGATTCCGGTACGCGAGCGCGTGGTGCGCGACGGCAACCTGATGACCGGCGGCGGCGTGACGGCGGGGATTGATTTTGCCCTGACGCTGATCAGCGAAGTGTTCGACGCCGATACCGCCCGGACCATCCAGCTGCAGCTGGAGTACGCGCCGGCACCGCCCTACGATTCGGGCCGCCCGGACTCGGCACCCGCCAATATCCTTGCCGTCGCCACTGATCGCGCCATGCAGGGCTTGCTCGCACGTCGGCAGATTGTCGAGCGCGTCACGGCGGCCATGGATAACGGACGGGTTTAGATCGAGGATTTATCGAGCGGGATTTCATACCAGCAGAGGAACAGGTCCAGCGCAGACTCGACCACTTCGCGCTGCTTGTCCGGCGCGAGCAGGGGTTCGTTGAGGGTGACTTGCGGCCAGAAAGCAAAGGCCTTGAGCAGCGCATGAATCTGCGACGCGGCGAACACCGGCTCGACGGCCTTGAGGCGGCCGTCCTGCTGGGCGCCGCGGACCCAGACGGTGAAGGTTTCTTCCCGTTGATTGAGCCGGCTGACCCAGACCTGCGCGCGGTCGGGAGAGTGGATGGTCGCGCCGATGGCCACGCGAGCCAGGTCAATGAAGTTACTGTCGCCGAGGGTCTTCATCTTCGCGTCGAGTAATTCGCGCAGTTGATCGCGCAGGGGCACGCCGGGTTTGTACACTGCATCGGTCTGCGTCGCGGCGGAGGACCACAGGCGATGGAGCATTTCGGAGAACAGTTCTTCCTTGCTGGGGAAGTGGTTGTAGACCGTGCGCTTGGAGACCTCGGCCCGGGCGGCAATCCGGTCCATGCTCGTGACCTCGAAACCGTTGTCGCGGAACTCGGCGATCGCCGCCTGAACAATGGCTTCGCGTTTACGGTCGGTCAGTCGCAGTGGGGCAGTCATGGATTCGCTTCTGTGAGGTGGCGCGGACGACTCAACCGCCCGACAAGAAAATTACACCGGGAAGTTTACTTCTCTTTGCGCATCGTGCAAGCTTGAAACTACACTGTGTAGTGTAAGAGCAGCTGGAAGCTTCAAGTTTTGAGCTCCAAGCTAAAGCCACAGCGAAATCAAAGCGTACGCCATGCTCTTGCAGCTTGCAGCTTGCAGCTTGCAGCTTGCAGCTTGCAGCTTGCGCAGCGCCACCTTCACCCGTTTTATGGAGTCAGCCCCCATGGCCTCGATCGAAAAAAACCTGGATTCAAATCCTGCGCTGCCTGTCCTGACTCGGCGAGAAGGTCGCTATTTCAATATCAAGCCAATGGCGCGCTCAAGCGTTGGCAAGACCTTGCGTATCTTCTGGAACGCTCTGTTCAATAAACCCCATCACACCCGCCCGGCCGGGGAGATCCCGGTGCAGCCGCTGTCACGCCAGCAACTGTTTGCCGCGCCTGACAACACGGTCTACCGCCTCGGCCATTCCACGGTGCTGCTGAAACTGCGTGGCGCCTATTTCCTGACCGACCCCGTATTTGCCGAGCGGGCGTCGCCGGTGCAGTGGGCCGGACCGCAGCGCTTTCACCAGCCGCCGATCCTTCTGCAAGACCTGCCACCGCTCAAGGCGGTGATCCTTTCCCACAACCACTACGACCATCTTGATCACATGACCATTCAGGTGCTCAAGGACAAGGCCGAGCATTTCATTACACCGCTGGGGGTAGGGGACACGCTGATCGAGTGGGGAGTGCCGGCGGCCAAGGTTCAGCAATTGAACTGGTGGCAGTCGACAGACATTCACGGCATTCGCTTTGTAGCGACCCCGGCGCAGCATTTTTCAGGCCGCACGCTGCGGGACGGCAACCAGACCCTGTGGGCGTCGTGGGTCATCCTCGATGGCGAGCAGCGGATCTTCTTCAGCGGCGACACCGGCTATCACGACGGTTTCAAGTTAATCGGTGAGCAGTACGGCCCGTTCGACCTGACCCTGATGGAAACCGGCGCGTACAACGAAGATTGGCCGGACGTGCACATGCAGCCTGAAGAGACGCTGCAAGCGCACATCGACCTGCGCGGCAGGTGGCTGCTGCCGATCCACAACGGCACCTTCGACCTGGCGATGCACGCCTGGCATGAGCCGTTCGACCGGATTCTCGCGCTGGCGTGGGACCGCAGCATCTCCATCACCACGCCAGAAATGGGCCAGCCGTTTTACGTTCAGTACCCCAGCCGAGGCGAGGCGTGGTGGCTGAAAGTGGACAAGGCTGCCGAGCCGGCGGCAGGCCGCTGCGCTAAACAGCGGCACGGTCGCCAGCAGGCCACCAGCCAAGGCTAGAGCGGCTGCCTCAAGGTTTGGCATCCGTAGGGTCTGCCGGGTGCTCCGTTTCCGGTGGTCGCTGTTGTTCACCACTTTGATTGGCTTGTTTGTGTTCCTCACCGACCTTGCCTGCGTTTTCAGGCTTGTGGTCGAGGTCTTCGCGGTTGGACTCTTTATCAGGCATGGTGCACCTCCAGTGCGCGGTTGAATAAGGGATGTTTGTCGTGCATCTCAATCGTCGATCTGACTAATCAGCATGAGCGCTTCGTCTTTGAACAGCGGTTGTTTCATGCGTTCGGCCAGCATCGCCATCGGCCGTTCACGTTCACAGCTGACCACGGCCGCGACGACGCCCTGCTTGCAGATGAGTGCCAGGAAATCAAATCGCTCCGGCTCGCCGAGGTAAACGATGTCGTCCCAGTCTTCGGCGTGGCCGAGATAGTCCAGACGCTTTTCGAAATGGTAGGTCCAGAAATACGGCACGTCGGCGTAGTGCAGGTCATCGCCGAGCATGTTGCCTGCCGCGATGCGTGCCTGTTGTTGGGCAAGGCGCCAGTGCTCGATGCGCCGTGGCTGCTGACTGAGGGGGAAGGTGGCAATGTCACCCGCCGCCCACAGATCCTTGCCCGCGCGCATGCCGTCGTCGACCGCCAGTGAGCCATCGTCCTCCAACTGAAGGCCGTCGATGAAATGCGTTACCGGGCTCACGCCGACGCCAACCAGGGCCAGGTCCACTTCCACCCGTTCGCCATTGCTGAGTACGGCTGTTCGCAGCACCTGCTGGCCATCTTGTTCATCGCCCTCGAAACGGCTGACGTCGACATGGGTGCGGAACAGCACGCCGTTTTGCTCATGCAGCGCGCGCAAGGCTTTGCCGACGCGCTCGCCCAACTGGCTGGCAAACGGCACCTCGTGATGGGCCAGAACGGTCACGTCGACACCCTGAGTGCGCAACGCCGACGCCGCTTCCAGCCCGATAAAACTGTCACCGACGATCAGCGCGTGGCTGCCGGGATGGACTGCTGCCAGAATTCGGCGCGCGTCATCACGGCTGCGCAAGGTCACCACTTGCGGCAGATCGGCGCCTTCCAGGGGCAACCCACGCGGCTCGCCACCGGTGGTCACCAGCGCCGCGTCGTAGTCATAGCGCCGCCCGTCCGCAAGTGTCACGCGCTTGTTGACCACATCCAGCTTCATCACTTCGCCATGAACCCGCTCGATTCGGTTGTTCAGATAGAACCCGTCGTCGCGCAGGGCAGGGATCTCATCGGTTTCCATTTCGGCGGACAGCACAAATTTGCTCAGCGCCGTGCGGTCGTAGCCGGGCGCGGCGTCTCTGTCGATAAGCAGTAACCGACCGTTGAAGCCCTTTTCCCTGAGCGCGCAAGCGGCAGCCGTGCCCGCCGCGCCGGCGCCAATGACGACGAAGCAGCGGCTGTCTTCGGCCAGGACCGGCGCATGAACGGTGATGGGTTGGTCCTCGACATGCACATGGCCGTCGATGACCTGAACGGGGTAACGGATAAGCGCGTCCAGTGCAGGCGGTTCGCACAAATGGCCGTCGTCGATGGAAAATTCGGCCTTGTGCCAAGGACAGATGAGATGACCGTTGCAGATGGCGCCGTCCGCCAATGGCGCGCCGGCATGGGGGCAGAAGGCTTGAAACGCGCGGACTTCGTCGCCGTGCAGAACCAGCAGCGCCTTGGTTTCGCCAAACTCGACCTGGAGACCGCGATCTCGCTTAATGTCGGTCAGGCTGGCGACTCGATGCAGAGGCATGTGCGCTTCCTTGTGGGCTTTTTTATTGGGCTTATGGGCTTTTAGTTCGGAGTCGGCAGTCAGGGGAGAGGTTCAGGGAATTATCGAGCGGTCGGTTGGGCGGGCGCTCTGTCCGCATTAATTGCAGAAGGAACGCCCAGAGGCCGCGGTGACTTCACCCGGCCAGGCTACCGGGTCAATTTCAGCCGCTCATGCCAGTCGGCGATCGACTCTTCAGGGAATTCCTCGAACTGCTGGTCATTCGGCCCTGCGGCGACTTCCACCCAGGGCGCCTTGGAGTTCAGCAGCAAGTGCGTGTGCTCTGGCGGGACCGGCAACGGAGTGTCGATGGCCGATGCGAAGGGATGAATCAGCTCAGGCCACTCGGGGCTGAACAACCACAGCCCGCTGCCGCACCGTTTGCAGAAATGCCGTTCGGCGCTGCTGATGTGGGTCTGGTGACCCTTATCGTCGCGCATCTTCGCGTGGTAGATGGCGATGTTGTCCTTGCCTTTGACCTTGAGGCTTTTGGCATCGCCGCCCAGGTTGATTGCGTAGCCACCGCCGCCTTGGGTCTTGCGGCAGATCGAGCAGTAGCAGCGTTGATAAGGGTAGGGATGGGCGCTTGTCAGGCTGAATTCGACGGCGCCGCAATGGCAGGAGCCTTCCAGATGCATGATTCACCTCCGCTTGAATGTGATGTCGGGCATAAGGGTCTAGACCGCTCAAGCGGGCGGGGTTCGATGTTTTCTCGAACAGGTGTTCGGATTCTTCACGGGCCAGCGCCTCAAGAAGCCTGCGGCGAAGTCGATAAGCGGTAGTCATATGACGACTTCGCGTCCCGCCCCTACAAGAATGAGCCGACCGTTATGAGCCTACGCAACCTGACCATCGCCCGCCGCGCCGGCCTTGGGTTTACCCTGATTTCCCTGTTGGTCGCGTTGCTCGGCTGGTTCGCCCTGAGCCAGATGTCGACGATCCGCCAGAGCGAAGTGGCCGTTGAAAGCAACTGGATGCCGAGCATGCGTCTGGTCAACGACATCCGCGAGGCCATGCTGCGCATTCGCACGATCTCGCTGCGGGTTGCTCTTGATGCCGATCCGAAAAACGTCAGCGTCTACAAGGGTCAGATGGACGCGCGCGCCAAGATCCTCGACGAGAAACTTACCAGCCTCGACGCCTTTATCGACACCCCGGAAGAGAAGGCGCTGTACGGCAAATTCCGCGCGACCCTGGTCGACTATCAGCGGGGGTTGACCCAGTCTTTTGTGCTCGCCGAGAGCGGAGACCTCAAGGCGCTGAACAAGCTGTTGCTGGTGGACATGAAGACGGCGGTCGACAACTCCGGCGCGCAATTGGGCGAACTCGGTGACTTCTACTCCCATCAGGTCGAGCTCGAAGGCGCCGCCGCAGAAACGCAATACGGCAACTCCCGAAACGTGGTGCTGGTGTTCGTGCTGATCGCGGCACTGGCCACGGTGGTCCTCGCGGTGTGGCTGACCCGCAGCATCGTTCGCCCGCTGCAGGAAGCGGTTAATGCCGCCGAATACGTCGCCAAGGGCGATCTGACCCATGACATTCGCGTCGAGGGCAATGACGAAGTCACTCGCTTGCAGAGCGCGTTGCAGCAGATGCAAGCCAATCTGCGCTCGACCCTGAGCCTGATCGGTAACTCGGCAAGCCAACTGGCGTCGGCCGCCACAGAGCTGAATTCGGTGACCGAAGACAGCCATCGCGGCCTGCATCAGCAGAACGCCGAAATCGAACAGGCCGCCACGGCGGTGAACGAGATGACCTCGGCCGTCGAGGAAGTCGCGCGTAACGCCGTGTCGACGTCCCAGGCGTCCAGCGAATCGAACACCGCGGCGCGCGACGGCCAGAGCCGGGTCATCGACACAGTCAATTCGATCCAGACCCTGTCCGGCAACGTGCAGCACACCTCGGAACTGGTGCAGAACCTCGCCGATCAGTCCCAGGACATCGGCAAGGTGCTGGACGTGATTCGCTCCATCGCCGAGCAGACCAACCTGCTGGCGCTGAACGCCGCCATCGAAGCGGCGCGGGCGGGTGAGTCCGGACGCGGCTTTGCCGTGGTCGCCGATGAAGTGCGCGCACTGGCCCACCGCACCCAGCAGTCGACCCTGGAAATCGACAAGATGGTCACGACCATGCGCAGAGGTTCTACCGAGGCGCTGGAATCGATGTCGATCAGCCGCACTCGCGCGACCGAAACCCTGGGACTGGCCCAGGGCGCCGGCGAGTCGCTGAACCGGATCACCACGTCGATCAACGAGATCTCCGAGCGCAATCTGGTGATCGCCAGCGCGGCTGAAGAGCAGGCCCAGGTGGCGCGGGAAGTGGACCGCAACATCGTCAACATCCGTGACCTGTCGATGCAATCGTCGTCCGGCGCCAACCAGATCAGCGCGTCGAGCAACGAGCTGTCCCGGCTGGCGGCGGAGTTGAATCAGGTGGTCACGCGCTTTCGGGTCTGATTGCAAAACTATGGCTGCTTGCTGCTTGCTGCTTGCTGCTTGCTGCTTGGCGCTTGCAGCTTGTAGCTGGCCAACCCTTTCACCTCATTCACTTGCCTGTCGCTGCCCTCGGCTTGCATGATTCGCCCCGACTAATAATTCCTGGCGGGCCGAACCTGCCGACGAGATAGGTGAAGGGCAATGGATGACGTGAATCGCGATTTCAGCAGTTGGCTGCGCTCCCCGGGTCACACGGCCTGGCTGATGCAGGAGGGCAATCGGCTGCTGGCGTTTGCCAAGGCCTCGAAACTGCCCCAGGGCTTCGGCAATCTGGATGACCTCGGCCGGCTCCCCGCCGATGCCGTCGCCGAAACCATGAACACCGCACGCATGACCCACAGTTTTGCCATGGCCCACATCAACGGTATTCCCGGTTGCGCCGCGCTGGTCGATCACGGCATCGCGGCGCTGGCCGGGCCGTTGCGCGATGCCGAGCATGGCGGCTGGTTCGCCAGACCCCTGGAGCACAGCGCCGAAACGGGCAAGAACGCCTACCTGCATGCCTTCGTTGCATTGGCGGCCAGCTCGGCAGTCGTCGCTCGACGCCCCGGCGCACAGGCGCTGCTGGAAGACGCGATTCAGGTGATCACCGGGCGTTTCTGGAGCGAGGAAGAAGGCGCCATGCGCGAGTCCTTCGACCGCGACTGGCGTAACGAAGAAAGCTATCGCGGCGCCAACAGCAACATGCACAGCACCGAGGCGTTCCTCGCCCTGGCCGACGTCACCGGCGATGCGCACTGGCTGGATCGGGCGCTGAGCATCGTCGAGCGGGTCATCCATCAGCACGCCGCGGGCAATAACCATCAAGTGATCGAGCATTTCACCCTGCAGTGGCAGCCGATTCCCGACTACAACGTCGACAAGCCCAACGACGGCTTCCGCCCCTACGGCACCACGCCTGGCCACGCATTCGAATGGGCGCGGCTGGTCTTGCACCTGGAAGCGGCACGGCGCAAAGCCCGGCTGGAAACGCCCGCCTGGCTGCTGGAAGACGC contains the following coding sequences:
- a CDS encoding TetR/AcrR family transcriptional regulator, with protein sequence MTAPLRLTDRKREAIVQAAIAEFRDNGFEVTSMDRIAARAEVSKRTVYNHFPSKEELFSEMLHRLWSSAATQTDAVYKPGVPLRDQLRELLDAKMKTLGDSNFIDLARVAIGATIHSPDRAQVWVSRLNQREETFTVWVRGAQQDGRLKAVEPVFAASQIHALLKAFAFWPQVTLNEPLLAPDKQREVVESALDLFLCWYEIPLDKSSI
- a CDS encoding MBL fold metallo-hydrolase, encoding MASIEKNLDSNPALPVLTRREGRYFNIKPMARSSVGKTLRIFWNALFNKPHHTRPAGEIPVQPLSRQQLFAAPDNTVYRLGHSTVLLKLRGAYFLTDPVFAERASPVQWAGPQRFHQPPILLQDLPPLKAVILSHNHYDHLDHMTIQVLKDKAEHFITPLGVGDTLIEWGVPAAKVQQLNWWQSTDIHGIRFVATPAQHFSGRTLRDGNQTLWASWVILDGEQRIFFSGDTGYHDGFKLIGEQYGPFDLTLMETGAYNEDWPDVHMQPEETLQAHIDLRGRWLLPIHNGTFDLAMHAWHEPFDRILALAWDRSISITTPEMGQPFYVQYPSRGEAWWLKVDKAAEPAAGRCAKQRHGRQQATSQG
- a CDS encoding DJ-1/PfpI family protein; protein product: MTLHIGLLVFPNVQQLDLTGPYDVFATMPGVVVHLVWKHLEPLQSSTGLTLVPTATFADCIDLDVICVPGGVGVDVLMEDAQTLAFIQHQAATAQYVTSVCTGALVLGAAGLLKGRRATTHWASHSLLEQFGAIPVRERVVRDGNLMTGGGVTAGIDFALTLISEVFDADTARTIQLQLEYAPAPPYDSGRPDSAPANILAVATDRAMQGLLARRQIVERVTAAMDNGRV
- a CDS encoding FAD-dependent oxidoreductase; translated protein: MPLHRVASLTDIKRDRGLQVEFGETKALLVLHGDEVRAFQAFCPHAGAPLADGAICNGHLICPWHKAEFSIDDGHLCEPPALDALIRYPVQVIDGHVHVEDQPITVHAPVLAEDSRCFVVIGAGAAGTAAACALREKGFNGRLLLIDRDAAPGYDRTALSKFVLSAEMETDEIPALRDDGFYLNNRIERVHGEVMKLDVVNKRVTLADGRRYDYDAALVTTGGEPRGLPLEGADLPQVVTLRSRDDARRILAAVHPGSHALIVGDSFIGLEAASALRTQGVDVTVLAHHEVPFASQLGERVGKALRALHEQNGVLFRTHVDVSRFEGDEQDGQQVLRTAVLSNGERVEVDLALVGVGVSPVTHFIDGLQLEDDGSLAVDDGMRAGKDLWAAGDIATFPLSQQPRRIEHWRLAQQQARIAAGNMLGDDLHYADVPYFWTYHFEKRLDYLGHAEDWDDIVYLGEPERFDFLALICKQGVVAAVVSCERERPMAMLAERMKQPLFKDEALMLISQIDD
- a CDS encoding GFA family protein, whose translation is MHLEGSCHCGAVEFSLTSAHPYPYQRCYCSICRKTQGGGGYAINLGGDAKSLKVKGKDNIAIYHAKMRDDKGHQTHISSAERHFCKRCGSGLWLFSPEWPELIHPFASAIDTPLPVPPEHTHLLLNSKAPWVEVAAGPNDQQFEEFPEESIADWHERLKLTR
- a CDS encoding D-mannose isomerase encodes the protein MDDVNRDFSSWLRSPGHTAWLMQEGNRLLAFAKASKLPQGFGNLDDLGRLPADAVAETMNTARMTHSFAMAHINGIPGCAALVDHGIAALAGPLRDAEHGGWFARPLEHSAETGKNAYLHAFVALAASSAVVARRPGAQALLEDAIQVITGRFWSEEEGAMRESFDRDWRNEESYRGANSNMHSTEAFLALADVTGDAHWLDRALSIVERVIHQHAAGNNHQVIEHFTLQWQPIPDYNVDKPNDGFRPYGTTPGHAFEWARLVLHLEAARRKARLETPAWLLEDARRLFENACRYGWDVDGAPGIVYTLDWENSPVVRHRLHWTHAEAAAASAALLQRTHEQQYEDWYRTFWEFSETMFIDYENGSWRHELNPQNQPSADIWAGKPDLYHAYQATLLPLLPLEQSLATALASRA